The Lycium barbarum isolate Lr01 chromosome 11, ASM1917538v2, whole genome shotgun sequence genome contains the following window.
AATTACACTAAACTTTACAAGCACTAGTTGATCACTTTTAcaattaccccccccccccccccacccccaacccaTCCTCTATGAAAAAACAACTAATGAGTCCCAACCAACCCACAACAAAAAAGGGGGAACTAGCAGCTAATaacagaaaatttgaaaaaattacACTCCACCCTAAAATGATACAAATGGACTGGTTGCTTTCTTAAGTGTTACCTTGGTTAACAAAACTCAAGAAAGTTGCGGAAGGGGCCAATGGTTGAGCTAAAAGGAAAAGTTGTGGCATCTGACTTTGATTGCATTGCCACGGATTTCGGAAGGTAATACAAGAGATTATAGGTAAGGATATAAAGGAGGGTGCTCCACAAAGCCATTAGGAGTTCTCGATGGCACGTGCGATAAGTTAGAAGTCTAGGATGGGGCTGCTGGTTCCGGCTTGACCATTGATTGGTCGTCGGTTTGCTGAGTGGGATAGATAAGTGCAGCAAGTGAAACGGGCATGATGCAGAGTGATTTGGATTGAAGGTATTGCATGGCTGCTCCAACATCTTCTTCCATGAGCTTTGCTACTTCTTGCTTTGTTTCAGCATCGGACCACTTTTCCCAGACATGCTGGTTGGATCGACTTTCACCACTGTCCCCCTAAATTATTGACGAAATAATGAAGTCTTGGAGCAAATGAAGCAAACTTACGGAGTTGAACTACCAGACACTGCATAAAGGTATTTTTTATGGTGTTTGGTCagtaagaaagtgccaccaaaacttaaaaggcaagttctacaaagtggtggttagaccgactttattgtacggggcgaagtgttggccagtcaagaactctcacgttcagaagataaaagtcgcggaaatgcgaatgctgcgatggatgtgtgggcacactaagAGGGATAGagttaggaatgaagatatccgggacaaGGTAGGAGTGACATCGATGGAGGACAAGATGcaggaagcgagactgagatggtttgggcatgtgaagaggagagatacagatgctccagtgcggaggtgtgagaggttggctatggacgatttcaggagaggtaaagggaggccgaagaagttttggggagaggtgattagacaggacatgacacagtttcagcttaccgagggcatgaccttagataggaggttgtggaggactcagattaggatagaaagctaggttgcttatcctttcaccctagtagttgtagttttgttcattcgtttattgccatttgatttctgcttatatttgttgcgccttgtgctttgattatcttatttatctatgatagctaatgctcctttctttccagattgttttatcatgactttctcgcttttgttattcctcgttttcatattatttttgatatgcttgTCCCTATCTGACTTTTTGTCTTGTCTTGTTTTCtctcttgagtcgagggtctttcggaaacagccgccctacctttcaaggtgggggttaggtctacgtacactctaccctccccagaccccacattgtagGATTatactgggcatgttgttgttgttgttgttgtttggttaGTAAGAAGCAAAAAAGATTGATTGTGTTCATTACCTCAGCAGACTGCAATGGAATGTTAGCAACAAGTTGTGCCACTGCGCTAGCTCCTCCCAGCCTACTCATGCTCAGTACCTTTAGGCAGATTTTGAGGCAAATCATTTATTGGACTAACATAGTTAGGAAAACTGGGGCATCTAGAACAACTAATAAGGGGGGTATCCATGTATTTAATTTGTCCAACCTTTACTACGGCCAGAATCCCCTTAAAAGATTGCAGTGAGTACCATAACAAGTATAATTGTACAAGATTAAGAGCTTTAAGCAGGACTAGAATGATAATCATTGTTATTCAATTAAAGGTTTCAGTCAGTAAATTCATTACATAGTGTTGCCACCAGACAAGATTTTAAGAGCCACTATCCATCCTCGGCGAGGTTATTGTTTAATTGGAGGAAAAGAGGAAAAAGAATTTCATTTGATGGAAAGAAACAAGTTCAACCAGCTTTGAACGAGattctttcttcttttccaaTATTTTCACACACATTTAGAAAGGTTGACGCAAGGATAACCTGCAGTTCGAATTATCAAGCAAAGATTGAAATCATGAAGAGTACTATTGCTCATTAGCAATCTACAAGGTGCATTAAACTAGCAAGGAAGCAAAATAAATTAATGGAAAAATGGTGATTAATCCTTTGCAGAATACGTTAAGGGTGATGTTAAGTCAATAACCTTTTGGAAAACCACATCACTACAACTCACAGAATGAAATCCATCCAACAAGCTgttcaatcaatcaatcaatcgaCTAAATCTCAATCAGAAGCTAATTGAGGTTAGCACAGACATACTCAAACAAAGAATAATTGAAAACCGCCACTAAGATTCTCAAACAGATTGTAAACTTCTTTGAATGGcttaaactgttttttttttgaaTGGCTTAAACTGTTTTTACTTTTTTATCTCTTTTGAGAAACGCATTCCTCATTGACGTCAGCGTCGATGAGCCTGACCGGCCCAAAAGGGCACAGCCAGGTCCGTCGTAGCAAGGGTGGTGGCTTATTATGTTCCCATCCAATAGAACTATATTCCCATTATCCAAAACCAGAATGAAATCATCTGGGAAAAGAAGAGTAGGAAGAACCAGTACCGTCGTACATATCTCAAAATTGCAGGAACTTTGGAAATGTTTGTCATGGAATATAATGGCTAGAGTCATCAGCTAAGCTAGTAATTGACTTGAAAATTGGTTCTCTCAAATTACCTTAACTTgaagccttaagaacttcacATAGTCCAGAATCTCATCAAGCATTGCTGCCCTGTCGGTCtggtaagacaaaaaaaaattatcaatccCACAAGCTACGACATCTTTTAAATTGCCTCAATAACTCAGGCTGAGGCAAACCAATTTTTAGAAATAACACTACAATGAGGTTTAGGAACTACTTGTGTGAAAATCAAATTCATATATATAACTTGAATCCATTAATCCACACTCAACCGCAACAGAAAGTTATTCTAACAGAAGATTACTTAATCTATTTTTCAATTTATGTAGGTATTGGTATTTTAACATAAAGATAAAGCGATGGATCAGCATAAAAGTCAATATTTCCATTATTTTGAATATACATCTTTAAGATTGAATGAGCCAGATTGTTACTTGTCGCGCAACAAAAGAACAATGCTCATCAACAGAATTTGTGGCAACAAGAGAATAGAGCACACCTTATTGCAGCTGGGGACAAGTTCCTGCAAAGCCTTTATTCGTTCTGATATCCTTTCTCTTCTTAACTGTAAAAAGACAGACGCATCACTacagcgccccccccccccccccccccacacacacacacacatattttacaacattatatatatatatatatatattttttagaattaacATAACTTAAAATTCTTAACTCTCTAAATATATCTGTCATATTACCCGCTCAGCAATACTATGTGGATCAGTGGCCTGTCCTCTTCGTGCCCGAACCCTAGGACGAATAGCAGGTTGGTGTGGTATAGTTACTGCTGTGCTTGATGTTGGCTGGCCTTGAAAAGGCTGCAAGAACCAAAGAGAAGTTAAGAGATCTATTAGCAAATAGTTAGATTCTTTAATCAAGATCAGCAAATAGTAGATGTAAATCCTAAAATTGACAAAGATGCCATGTTTTCTAAAACATTTCCCCCTAAGACTTGCCAAGCCTTACTAAACTGGAATTTGGAAATGAGGGTAAATAAAATACATAAGAATTAATGCAAGAAACTAACATATATCACAAAAGGGGGCAACAAAAGAATACGATAAAGCCTTTCACTTTCTCCCCTTCCTTATGATCCATAGCCAGGACATAGTGTGTCTAGATAATGTGAAGTATGCAAATTGAATGAGACATATTCTGGTGAAATAAAAGGTGCAATTTTATATCTTTACTAGGAACATAAAGTATATGATGCTAAGAGGCCAAAAAAAGATTCAGGAGCCTGCCAAATTTAAAATGGGAATTGATTCTTCTCGAAGATGATTTTTTACTATATCTGTtatcctatgttgctcggactcttcgaaAATATCGCGAGgtgtgtgtcggatcctccaaaagtactGCATTTTTGGAGGGTctgacacgggtgcggcaacatttttggagagtccgagcaacatagctgtTATCTAATGATATCCGTCTGTGCCTAATTATTAGGTTCTTCAACTCACCCTGGCTCCTTCATCATCGCCAAACTAAAACTCCGGAAACATTAGCAATCTTACTACAAGGGCCTGTATCAAATCGTATGCAAAACAGAGTTTCTGGCACGTATACTAGTGATTAAATTCTCAACAGCTACtttaaataaattaattaagCTGATTTATTAGGTTAGCTGATATTAAATGGAAATGGTAGTCTAAAAGAATAATAATTATGAAACAATAGCTTAGTGAAAAAAACAGAAATATGTAACCTGGACTTGGTGAACTTGAGGAACAGTGTGGCGAACTGCATGAGATTGCAAATGTTCTAGGCCTGGATATAAATTTCCCATGTTCATTGCTTCTCTTTCCTGGAAAGAACATGAATTACAAATATAAAGATGGCATTATCCCCTAAGCTTACCCCTATCGAAACACATCCAGTTCCTCCTCCACACCAGCTAAACTCTAAATACTGTGAATTTTTTGATAAGTTACGTAAATTTCACTAATGCAAGTGTCAAGGAGGTACTGCAAAACAGaagtaagcaaaaaaaaaaaaaaactctaaataCTATTTAATTAAATTCAAAGTTTTCACAACAAAAACACTCTTAGTGGCCGTTTGGCCGTGAatactttttactttttttttttctggagtTGAATTCCAGAAATcatgtttggccataaaattctAGAATTTGGAAAACACCAATGAGTTGttttcactccaaatcactcacataaaattaaaaaacaatTCCAATTTGTattcatggccaaacacaactccaatttccaaatatcatttttcactttgaaaacaaaaactacttTTCTTCAAATCCTCACAATTTCCATGGTCAAACGGGTCCTTAATTGTCCCAGTACGATACGGATACAAAATAGTGAAATACACACTAATATTTACCTACCAAAAATACAAAATATAGTTACCATATATtgtaggcataatacataaagagccctcaaacttggcctcagtTGGCAaggcacaagtaggcacctcaacttatctccactttgtcagttgaacactctTAACTTGCAAAATAATCATTTAAACACCCtcaaaatttatgtgtcacgtcaATATTTATATTTTgagtgttcaactttatacaaattGAGGTATCTACTTATGCACATTCAAAATTAGAAagcatacttgccagctgagatCAAGTTTGAGGGAGGTCATGTGTTATGCCTATATTCTATTTTACAAACGTTACCAATAAGTTATGAtatctagatgatcattttataaGTTGGAGTATTCAACTgttacatgtcaagtttaagtgTGTATTTATGTATTCTGCCTTTTGAAATCAAGTGAGCTGAGAAACACCATATAATGAATTCGACGACGCCGTTTCCGATGAAGCTTCACTGGGCCAACATCAGTTACTGTAAGGCTACTAGCGTAAGAGGGAATCGTGAGAATTTGGTCGAGAAAATCGTCAGTGACAGCGTATCCTTCCGGTGGATTTCTCGACATGCCGGTGAGACTTTCCGGCCAGATAAGTTAGGCTTAGTAAATGTACTTTTTTAACTTATCTATTAAAAAACTCTTTGTTCACTTTTtaagttattttaaaaaaaaaaaaatccccacTTTTTAACTTAATCTCTATACTAAAAGTAcgtgttcatttttacttgttcaatttaaaaaattaagagATGTTACAAAATATATTAATGTGGATGTCCATATAGTTCCCCTCCACTACTTTTCACCATTATATTCCACCTCCATTTTCTCAAATCTTTAATGCCATAACCTCTAACACCTCCACAACTTCATCCATGATCTTTCCCGTTATGTCAATGATTAATGTCTTTTAAGACATTCCTTTTGTAATTCTATCTCTATGTAAATGTATAAATAAAGGCATGGAATGTGATATGCGATACACCTGAACACacttggatgaataagaaagTTATTATCTCTTGTCTCTCTATTTCTATTGCTTTCATCATTTTATATTGTTACTCTTTTAGTTTGATTTTACAAcaagagataatttatcattttatacttattttatcatcattattaagtACTCCTAATTATTTCTAATTCATTTCACAATATTAGATAACTTATAATAATTTGAGTAAGGTTTGTTcactgaatatgttgttgtataggaatattctcatttcattttgtgatttcttaaccccctgtttggatggtggtttcccgtggttcattaatgtatggttttgtatgaaatcatgtttgtttccattcttcttaaaattatgtggtatggtgttgtaaacccgtggtttatcccatgattatataaccatgaaaagtctcaacttttgtaaccacggatttgatGGTTTTttcgtggttacgtatttcatttccccattataccccaccctccaccatccaccccaccctcgcccccaccccacccctgctcaccctccaccatccaccccaccccaccctaccactcactcCCACCTCACCCAtgccactcacccccaccccactcccgccctaccacccacccctccctcatcccacaaccacccacctcacaccacccacccctccaccacccactacccctcaccaccacccaaacCCCACCCctacaaccactcacccccaccctaccacccactacccccatcttcatcccacaaccacccacctcacaccactcACCCCTCCACCAttcactacccctcaccaccacccaaccccacaaccactcaccccaccctaccacccactacccccacccacctcacaccactcACCCCTCCACCCCCTACTCACTAcccacttattttttaaagtttctattttattctttacctgagttttattaatatatataaactaatttctaattaagagttaagggtattttagtaaacatacaagttattatacagtaccatacagtcaaaccaaacaattcAAATATTATTAAATCACAACAAACAATACAGTTTATCCAAACAttatgttcattaatacagtacaatacaatacaatacaacaccatactgtacattaatgaactacggggaacaaccatccaaacagagggtaagaGATGTGCCAAGTCAAATATGGACAGAGAGTAGTAGTAAACATCAAAGTACTTGTGAAGTGCTTATAAGCCAAAAGACACGAGATGATGTTCAGTTTATAAGCCATTTTAGTTTGACCaagtattttattattttattcttaataaATTTCTGATTCTTAAGATATCTTTTTCAAAATGAAACATTCCTCTTCATTTTGTCTGTAatttcttattttctttataatcacatttttaaatctataatattttgtaaaaaaaatatagGTGTCTTATAGTCATCCtaataaaaatataatttatCAGCACCTTTTGGTCAAACCCAATTTCAtaaagtcgcgcgggcacctacctattccacctcggtaggcgaacccttaacccaacattcacaaataCAGTATAAATAACAAAAAAAGATAAAGTAACGTAAGCCTGACATATGAATATATGATAAATGCGAAAGTAAATCaaaaaccaccccagcatctggtctggtcatacaagagcatctaactaaaatctataattctagaagtaataataatacatcaatagtctcaataatGTCTTAGAATAGCAAAGCAAGACATAATAGAAGAAGAGTCTTCGGGTAGCAAAGCGTCCACATGCTCACCCAAACAGACTAGAATCAGCAGCCTCGAACTCTCAGCCACAAGGGGTAGACATTGATCCCACCCGATACTCTGCATTCatgaaagaatgcagcaagtgcaggtcaatacaaacaacacatactggtaggtatcataggccgactaagattagctaacatataccaagacaataaagtaagataaacaggtaaatcaacagagcataagtcaacacgagccagtaaccaagtacaagtcatcacctatattATAGCATTTAAACCCAACTATGCCATGTCTCATTACATCCAATTTGAATCTGTATATCACAActatatcacaagaatatcatatgaagccaaaggtacaatgcaatgcaataatgtatgaaatatggatgtAATGCACATGCACCAATACAcaatgtactccgatgatggaacatcacatctcggcagcacaacccatggaggacccgcgaagtccatgtaccattcctCACGATTTTGGCAAAGACCTTAGCAATCCCTACTAGCACTCGTACCTCAATTCCGGGATAAACATcagacatcggtcctcacgtcactcttatccaactaagcccagctcataacagtgtttccttgtatatcatcaatgtatcaacaatatatcatgaaggatgaaaatgcgtgcaatgtatgagctcaatgtcaataatcaaatcaatctcaaaaGTACCACACataggcacaccaacaatatcaataaaaaagCTATACAATAAGCCACAATAGTATCACAATCCTCGTCTCAAAACAACAAGaagtaaggtgctacaatatcatcatcaagatatatcactagtcatgaatatctactatctccaagtggcaacgagccaacaacaaatagaacaagataagtcacacggggtggctagccctaaaTCATATAATAAGGCCCAACGTAAGGCAATatccaatccaacttcatacccgaaggtttacatgcattctccgacaatatcatctaaatatatgcttcgctaatagaagtctcaccatagggtaaaccgtaacctacctggaaggccgaataacaaagtctccaacaatcacaccttattcttttctttcctttgagcctcgtgataatggaagtctaatcatatccaaAATAggcaattagaatcaagaagaacatcattcaaaccttacttctattcaaggcTCAATTCCCAACCTATataatggggtttatgaactagaaagatgaaatTTGGATCCTATAGGTCCCAACAAAAAATTAaggttctaggtgatcaattcccatcaataataaactaggagaactaacaaaatacttaaattcggattctaggcaaaatccccaaatttgggtatgaatccTCACTTCCAATCCCAtaaatttagccactaattaggaacaAATGATGCAATAATAGATCCTAGTCATCAATTCCacgcttaatgaagctaacccaatcaataaatcaagattacaaagcctagaaagaagaactcattgaacccttttttaattcttaaactcttagtgaactagcatgataatggaatcctaagataattatggaaaatggaatagcaaagaaGATAGAAGGACTTATCACAAAGATTTCCCCCCAAGAATCACCTTAAAATGCTCCCAATAACActaaagtcgaaataataaaaaatgagGGATTTACGActtttaatactcatttaatgaatGTATCTGCCCGATGCCCGCTCCTACGACAAcgagaccgctgcggcggtctcgCTTTGACGCTCACTCAGACCACTGTGGCGGTCAGCTACTATATGCACTAGCTGCTGCAGTACTAGTGCTGCTATAGCGGGGCACCAGAACCAGAAAACTTCCCAAAAAATCACAATCTCAATCcaaaatcccgactatcacccgaggccatctgctcacataccacatatgcagacacatataaaaacacgctacgaacgcactcgtggcctcggaattcccaacggagatctcggtgaccgagtcaacccccgatacctcaacatcaacttcccaaaccaagtcccgaaatgcaccccAGTGCATTGAGAACCGATCCAAATATACGCACAAGTTTTAAAAGGCCATCCatacctctcggaatcgacagattctcgaaaaaggtctgttacccaaaagttaactttgagtcaactcttttttcgctttaagcccaaattttccAAAAAGTCGCTCGAATCGTAtccaaacacctcgggaagcatgtcaacggtcccctcgggtcaaatgtgatctaaacaagctcggggaagggtcaaaagtaccgaaaagactataacgttTGGTCGTTACATCTCAGCACTTTTATCTAAATATCTAgctgcttatttataaaaattaagtTTCATCACTTAAAGCTTATTAACTAATTCAAAGGAACTCTAAGTCGGAGTCTAAAAATGCGATTGATAAGTAACAAATGAAATATATAGTTGAAAATACGATTTATAAGCCGGGCTCAACAATTGTGAGTTATAAACGGGGGTAGGTGAATGCACTTGTAAGTCGGGCACAACAACTTTGATTTATAAGTCGGGATCTAAAAATGTTAGTTATAAGTTGGGTTCAACACTACGATTTATGAAAAGAATCTATGAATATGAATAGAGCCAGCAAATGCGATTTGTAAGTCGAGGTCAAATGTGATTATATAAATGttcatttttttatcaaataatatttgtattttattaaatttgtatctattttctaatatttagttacttttttatttgaattgtatatttattactTATGTTTAAATtcatacattatgcacattcagatgttgaaaaacaaacaatcttaatcatttagtgttcagatctagaaacaacatcttaatcaagatgtgcattcagattagACGCCTtgatcttaatgaaaacaaataagGCATAAATAATTTTACATGAGTTGGTGTAAATACTTTAGTTGGGTCAAGTATTCATCCAGAAACTCTATGGTTGAAGTTTTTTCCCCAAGCAAAATGTAAAATGCAGTTGATGTTGAGTCTcattaaaaactaaaaaagggGCCAATATGAAAAAAGTTCAACTAAAAAAAAGGAGCTAATGTGGTTGAAAAGTAAAACATAGTGGAGTATGACGAATATAGTTTCTTCTCCCTTAGCAGCAATACGCACGCACTCTCATAGCTTTCCCCAATATCGCATTCTCAAGCCTATTTCCAATAGACCCATTTGGCTAAACACGTAAATCCTCTTTCATTTTGTCTTAATTATGCAAATATTTGCTCGTAGCCTTGTATAGTACTGATTCTTTCATTGTGTCTTTAATTATTTACATTTGGATACTCCCTCCActtaaaaaaaagtgtccacttagctatttacataccccttaaaaaaatattaactcctgaacaaaaaaaagttaatttgactaaactgctcCTAATTAAAAAAACACTTAACAAGggtaaatatgaaaaaataaagctaattctttcttaattttgCAGAactatctgatttttttttttgggttcttttcttgttcttcttTTGTTGCTTTTCTACCATTTTCATATGCTTATCTTGAATTTGTGCATTTTTTGTTGATAAATTAACATAAATAGGCGCCCATTAAAATAATAGCCAACAAATatgtactccctccatttcaatttatatgaacccatttgactggacacgacatttaagaaagagggaagacttttgaaacttgtggttcaaaataagtcttgaaaatttgtgtgactgtaaatcattcataaagtgaatttgtttttaaattaggaaagaagtcattcattttaacacggactaaaaagaaaataggttcaaacaaattcaaacagagagagtatattttttgtatattaatgTATGTTATACATAAAATATGAGTACATCTTTAATTATTTTTGGTCAACTGGCCAAATGTGTAATGTGCCGTTTGTGTGTCATATGGTGCAAAGATTGAGTTGTCCTCAAATAAGTATTGTCTGAAATTCGCCTTCTCAAGCAACTCAAACCTATTTCCAGTTGACCCTTTTGGCTATACATGTAAATTCTCTTTCACTTGTCTTGATTATGCAAATATTTGTTCAAATCTTCCTATAGTACTGATTCTTTCATTTTGTCTTTAATTGATTACATTTggatactccctccggttcaaaaagagtgtccactaaGTCATTTGCACActaaaatactaactcctagtcAAAagtagataatttgactaaactgtccctaattaaaaaggtattgagatttgatcacttaacacttaataagggcaaatatgaaaaaataaggttaattctttcttgatttggcaagtggacactctttttgaactaaaaaataaaggctaagtaGACACTCTGTTTGAACGGAAGGGagtagacatttttttttttttttgggttctttttcttgttcttgttttgttGCGTTTAAATTTGTGCATTTTTGTTGATAAGTATAGCCGCTCACCAAAATAATAGCTAacaaatgtatatttttttgtatattaatGTTGTATGTTATACATAAAACTTACATTTTGGATACAAAGTAGTATATATTTTTTCTATATTTAGCTAGCGAATGTAATTATTTTTAGTCAACTGGCCAAATGTGTAACATGCCCTTTTTTGTTACATATGGTGCAAAGACTGAGTTGTCCTCAATAAGtattgaaaaagaaaagaacttTATCTGTTCTCATAAGTGCATTTAGGATTTGACCGTTTTTCTGCTATGAATTAAATagacataatacataaacagacccTTAAACTTGGTCTCAGCTGCCAAGTATGCCCTCccactttgggtgtgcacaagtaggcacctcaacttgtctaGAGTTGAAC
Protein-coding sequences here:
- the LOC132620273 gene encoding transcription factor UNE12-like — protein: MSRNPPEGYAVTDDFLDQILTIPSYASSLTVTDVGPVKLHRKRRRRIHYMVFLSSLDFKSTSLTLALEREAMNMGNLYPGLEHLQSHAVRHTVPQVHQVQPFQGQPTSSTAVTIPHQPAIRPRVRARRGQATDPHSIAERLRRERISERIKALQELVPSCNKTDRAAMLDEILDYVKFLRLQVKVLSMSRLGGASAVAQLVANIPLQSAEGDSGESRSNQHVWEKWSDAETKQEVAKLMEEDVGAAMQYLQSKSLCIMPVSLAALIYPTQQTDDQSMVKPEPAAPS